GCTTCTATAATAGAATTTTCTTGAAAGTTATACGCTTTTCTTAAGTTGATCGCTAGCCAACTGTTCATTTTGTCTCATATAGCTTATGAAAAGCTGAGCATATTTTGGATCCCATTGAGACCCTTTTCCTTCTTCTATAATGGCTAAAGCTTTTTGAATAGGCATGCCTTTACGATATGGACGATCAGATGTCATAGCATCAAAAGCATCAGCAACAGCCATAATTCTACCGAAGAGAGGAATATCTTCCCCCAGAAGACCTTCCGGATAACCTAATCCGTCATATCGTTCATGGTGATATTTTACACCTGGAATAAGTGCATCCATCTCCACTTTAGGCTGAACTTGGGAGAGAATGGTTGCTCCGATAACAGGATGGGTTTTTATCTCATTAAATTCCTCATCCGTTAAACGACCATCTTTCAATAAGATATCATCTCTAATGCCTATTTTTCCAATATCATGTAATAAA
This Metabacillus endolithicus DNA region includes the following protein-coding sequences:
- a CDS encoding HD-GYP domain-containing protein is translated as MFHNIAEPIQTLEDAMQQIQQGNLVYQKDVYSDEFSKLISGYNQMVSGLKRRDKINKQLLDSLFTTLALALDARDPYTAGHSVRVAKYSVLIGEQAQLDMETLDLLRKSALLHDIGKIGIRDDILLKDGRLTDEEFNEIKTHPVIGATILSQVQPKVEMDALIPGVKYHHERYDGLGYPEGLLGEDIPLFGRIMAVADAFDAMTSDRPYRKGMPIQKALAIIEEGKGSQWDPKYAQLFISYMRQNEQLASDQLKKSV